A stretch of the Flavobacterium aquiphilum genome encodes the following:
- a CDS encoding DUF6377 domain-containing protein, whose product MKNYLLFFLFTLSYSVFSSNSNDSIFDNLNEAIKNKQRYVLLKEERILNFKKNQLENLSKEQEYNYNKTLYTEYQKFNSDSAILYVKKNLVIAEELQNKTFSDLANLQLANLYSSSGKYRESEAILKSINKKTLAKSLLPNYYVVYREFFEHYNANSRSIEYIEQIGKYRDSLLGVLNPQTLEFKINQAQKNVFNRKYALALKQLSFLLKNTKEQDSQYAMITYLFGKIYEATKQLELRKKYYALSATADIKNAIKDNASLQELALVFYEIGDVDMAYKLTQSAIEDALYCNVQFRTLFMSEIYSIINTAYLEREAQRKSELQIYLLCISLLSVFLIAAVIYVYRQMKKVSRIRGELFTTSQKLAELNKDITETNSQLQERNAQLSESNHIKEEYIAHFFSLCSSYINKLENYRVILNKKAALKQFDEIFKMLKSTTLVEKELEELYENFDVIFLNLYPTFVKDFNALLISEEQVVLKQGELLNTELRIFALIRLGITDSVKIAAFLRYSLSTIYNYRTKARNKAAVSRNDFEERVMKIGLFPSKG is encoded by the coding sequence TTGAAAAATTACCTGCTGTTTTTTTTATTTACGTTAAGTTATTCGGTTTTTTCATCGAATAGTAATGATTCTATTTTTGATAATTTAAATGAAGCTATAAAAAATAAACAACGGTACGTTCTGCTAAAAGAAGAACGTATTTTAAACTTCAAAAAAAATCAATTAGAAAATTTATCGAAAGAACAGGAATACAATTACAACAAAACTTTATATACCGAATATCAAAAATTCAATTCTGATTCTGCGATTTTATATGTCAAAAAAAATCTTGTAATTGCTGAAGAACTACAAAATAAGACTTTTTCAGATTTAGCTAATTTGCAATTGGCCAACCTATATTCTTCATCCGGAAAATACCGGGAATCGGAGGCCATTTTGAAAAGCATTAACAAAAAGACATTAGCCAAATCACTGCTTCCAAATTATTATGTGGTGTACAGGGAATTTTTCGAGCATTATAATGCAAATAGCAGGAGCATAGAATATATTGAGCAAATAGGGAAATATAGAGACTCTCTGTTAGGTGTATTAAATCCTCAGACTTTGGAGTTTAAAATTAACCAGGCTCAGAAAAATGTTTTCAATAGAAAATATGCTCTTGCTCTAAAACAATTATCTTTTTTATTAAAAAATACAAAAGAGCAAGATTCACAGTATGCCATGATTACATATCTTTTTGGTAAAATTTATGAGGCAACAAAGCAATTAGAACTACGGAAAAAATATTATGCGCTTTCTGCCACTGCAGATATCAAAAATGCTATAAAAGACAATGCTTCACTTCAGGAACTGGCATTGGTTTTTTATGAAATTGGGGATGTTGATATGGCTTATAAGCTTACACAGTCAGCAATTGAAGACGCGCTTTACTGCAATGTCCAGTTCCGTACACTGTTCATGTCTGAGATTTATTCCATTATTAATACCGCTTATTTGGAAAGGGAAGCCCAGAGAAAAAGTGAGCTGCAAATTTATCTTTTATGCATCAGCCTGCTTTCTGTTTTCCTGATAGCGGCGGTGATTTATGTCTACAGACAAATGAAAAAAGTATCCAGAATTAGGGGAGAACTTTTTACAACCAGCCAGAAGTTAGCCGAATTAAATAAGGATATTACAGAAACAAACAGCCAGTTACAGGAACGAAATGCCCAATTATCGGAATCCAATCATATTAAAGAAGAATATATTGCGCATTTTTTCAGTCTGTGTTCCAGTTATATCAATAAGCTGGAAAATTATCGTGTTATTTTAAACAAAAAAGCAGCTCTCAAACAGTTTGATGAAATTTTCAAGATGCTTAAATCGACTACTCTGGTTGAAAAAGAACTGGAAGAACTGTATGAGAACTTTGATGTAATTTTTCTAAATCTGTATCCAACTTTTGTAAAGGATTTTAATGCATTACTCATCAGTGAAGAACAGGTTGTATTGAAGCAGGGAGAATTGCTGAATACTGAACTCCGCATTTTTGCGCTAATCCGCCTTGGGATAACTGATAGCGTAAAAATCGCAGCATTTCTTCGTTACTCTTTAAGCACGATTTATAATTATCGGACCAAAGCCAGGAATAAAGCCGCTGTCTCTCGAAATGATTTTGAGGAAAGAGTTATGAAAATTGGATTATTCCCCTCGAAAGGCTGA
- a CDS encoding gluconate 5-dehydrogenase, with translation MSINLFDLTGKTALVTGGVHGLGMSMAKGLGHAGAKIVVNDRSSWEAVNNAVAEYKSVGIEAYGYIFDVTDEAAVIENIKKIEAEVGPIDILINNAGIIKRTPIIEMEVEDFAQVINVDLISPFIVSKTVAKGMIERGGGKIINICSMMSELGRQDVSAYAAAKGGLKMLTKNMATEWAKFNIQTNGIGPGYFATSQTAPIRVDGHPFNEFIISRTPANRWGDPEDLQGAAIFLSSKASDFVNGHILYVDGGILATIGKPSNE, from the coding sequence ATGTCGATAAATTTATTTGATTTAACAGGTAAAACAGCTCTGGTTACTGGAGGTGTTCATGGTTTAGGAATGTCTATGGCTAAAGGGCTTGGTCACGCCGGAGCTAAAATTGTAGTAAACGATCGTTCTTCATGGGAAGCGGTGAATAATGCAGTTGCAGAGTACAAATCTGTAGGGATTGAAGCTTACGGATATATTTTTGACGTAACTGACGAAGCCGCAGTAATTGAAAATATTAAAAAGATAGAAGCCGAAGTTGGTCCTATCGATATTTTGATCAACAATGCAGGAATCATCAAAAGAACTCCGATCATCGAAATGGAAGTGGAAGATTTTGCGCAAGTAATCAATGTAGATTTGATCAGCCCTTTTATTGTTTCTAAGACTGTTGCTAAAGGAATGATTGAGCGCGGAGGAGGAAAAATCATCAACATTTGTTCAATGATGAGCGAATTGGGAAGACAAGATGTTAGTGCTTACGCTGCCGCAAAAGGAGGTTTGAAAATGTTGACCAAAAATATGGCTACAGAGTGGGCTAAATTTAACATCCAAACAAATGGTATCGGTCCTGGTTATTTTGCAACTAGTCAAACAGCTCCAATTAGAGTTGATGGACATCCTTTCAACGAGTTCATCATCAGCAGAACACCTGCAAATCGTTGGGGAGACCCAGAAGATTTACAGGGAGCAGCGATCTTTTTGTCATCAAAAGCGAGTGACTTTGTAAATGGACACATCCTTTATGTAGATGGTGGAATCCTTGCTACCATTGGAAAACCTTCTAATGAATAA
- the kduI gene encoding 5-dehydro-4-deoxy-D-glucuronate isomerase has protein sequence MTKYSSRYASSPQAVKQYDTKQLREEFLIDNLMQEGEIILTYSHYDRYIAGSATPITPLTLETIDPLKSTYFLERREMGIINVGGNGTVVVEGTEYPLGFKDALYIGSGNKEVIFKSDDSKNPAKFYINSAPAHKNYPTKKVSLAEANKLHLGTMETANHRTVNQMIIGGIVTTCQLQMGMTELKPGSVWNTMPAHVHDRRMEVYFYMDIPENQAVCHFMGEPQETRHIWMNNHQAVISPPWSIHSGAGTSNYTFIWGMAGENLDYADMDVCKITDLR, from the coding sequence ATGACAAAATACAGTTCAAGATACGCTTCAAGTCCACAAGCAGTAAAGCAATATGATACCAAACAATTAAGAGAAGAATTCTTAATTGACAATTTGATGCAAGAAGGAGAAATAATCCTTACTTACTCACACTACGATCGTTACATTGCAGGATCAGCAACTCCGATCACCCCTTTAACTCTTGAAACAATCGATCCTTTAAAATCGACTTACTTTTTAGAAAGAAGAGAAATGGGGATTATCAATGTGGGAGGAAATGGCACTGTTGTAGTTGAAGGAACTGAATATCCTTTAGGTTTTAAAGACGCATTATATATTGGAAGCGGAAACAAAGAAGTAATCTTTAAAAGTGATGATTCTAAAAATCCGGCAAAATTCTACATAAACTCAGCTCCCGCACACAAAAACTATCCAACCAAAAAAGTAAGTTTGGCAGAAGCCAATAAACTACACTTGGGTACAATGGAAACAGCCAACCACCGTACGGTAAACCAAATGATTATAGGTGGAATAGTTACTACTTGTCAGTTGCAAATGGGAATGACCGAATTAAAGCCTGGAAGCGTTTGGAACACCATGCCAGCTCACGTACACGACCGCAGAATGGAAGTTTACTTTTACATGGACATTCCAGAAAACCAAGCCGTTTGTCACTTCATGGGTGAGCCGCAAGAAACAAGACACATTTGGATGAACAATCACCAAGCTGTAATTTCTCCACCATGGTCTATCCACTCTGGAGCCGGAACCAGCAATTACACATTTATATGGGGAATGGCAGGTGAAAACCTAGATTATGCAGATATGGATGTTTGTAAAATAACTGATTTAAGATAA
- a CDS encoding LacI family DNA-binding transcriptional regulator: protein MMKTLQQKMKNSKITIHDIAKELNIDSSTVSRALSNNSRVKQKTKDLVNAKALELGYQRNLLASNLRSKKTNTIGVIVPRISRHFFSSAIAGIEETAYDAGYNVIICQSLDHFEREKKIVQSLSANRVDGVLMSISMETKDDESLQFLKNTDTPHVLFDRNINMSGYSSVVIDDFQGGFDATEHLILQGCKNIAHFSGPQELEIYKNRFLGYEAALKKHNIPLKKELIISSKLMEADGIENAKKMLALNIPIDGIFSANDTAAISALQYLKEQGIKIPQEIAVVGFSNEPISSIIEPSLTTIDQPGFEMGKIAMNLLLSRIKNKNEPTAPETIVLKPVLLKRNSSKRLKQD, encoded by the coding sequence ATGATGAAAACATTGCAACAAAAAATGAAGAACAGTAAAATAACTATCCATGATATTGCCAAGGAATTAAACATTGACAGTTCTACAGTTTCTAGAGCATTAAGTAACAATAGCAGGGTCAAGCAAAAGACAAAAGACCTTGTCAATGCCAAAGCTCTTGAACTTGGATACCAAAGAAATTTACTGGCCTCCAATCTTCGCAGCAAGAAAACCAATACAATTGGAGTTATTGTTCCCAGAATTTCACGTCATTTCTTTTCTTCGGCAATTGCCGGAATTGAAGAAACGGCTTATGATGCAGGTTACAACGTTATTATATGTCAATCATTGGATCATTTTGAAAGAGAAAAAAAAATAGTTCAGTCGCTTTCTGCAAATCGGGTTGATGGTGTTTTGATGTCTATATCAATGGAAACCAAAGACGACGAATCATTACAATTTTTAAAAAATACTGACACACCACATGTCCTTTTTGACAGAAATATCAATATGTCGGGATACAGTAGCGTTGTTATTGACGATTTTCAGGGAGGATTTGATGCTACTGAACATTTAATTCTTCAGGGATGTAAAAATATTGCCCATTTTTCAGGGCCACAAGAGCTAGAAATTTACAAAAATAGATTCCTTGGTTATGAAGCAGCTTTGAAAAAACATAATATTCCTTTGAAAAAGGAATTGATTATATCTTCAAAATTAATGGAAGCAGATGGTATTGAAAATGCAAAAAAAATGCTTGCGCTGAACATACCAATAGACGGAATCTTCTCTGCTAATGATACTGCTGCTATCAGTGCTTTGCAGTATTTAAAAGAGCAAGGAATTAAAATTCCTCAAGAAATAGCAGTCGTAGGTTTCAGTAACGAACCTATTTCTTCTATTATTGAGCCATCACTGACTACTATTGATCAGCCGGGATTTGAAATGGGAAAAATTGCTATGAATTTACTTCTGTCCCGAATTAAAAATAAAAATGAACCAACTGCACCTGAAACTATAGTTTTGAAACCAGTCTTGTTAAAAAGAAATTCTTCTAAAAGATTAAAACAAGACTAA
- a CDS encoding sugar-binding domain-containing protein, which translates to MVTKKLLLPILLFSCMSAFSQISFGDSKKINDNWKFTLEDAQNAQNTTYNDTKWQSVNVPHDWSVEGRLSPTLASCTGYLPGGIGWYRKTLNIPQEKRGEKVYLYFEGVYNRSEVFINGHSLGKRPNGFISFAYDATPFVKYGEDNIIAVRVDHSKSADSRWYTGSGIYRNVWLVYSNPVHIGQWGVYTYPEVTNGTGTLNVEVALENGTSAKTNLTVVNELLGSDGKVVAKSSQKVAVEANAANKVEAKIKVQNPKLWDLEHPNLYQLKTTVLKDGKPIDKTVTSTGFRTFTFDANKGFALNGKWMKMKGVCLHHDAGVLGVAVPRDVLKTRLQTLKEIGVNAIRTSHNPQAPDFYALCDELGLLVLNEAYDEWEFPKRKWLTGWNVGTPGFEGSNDIFADWGEKDLEDMVRRDRNHLSVFGWSIGNEVDYPNDPYSHPVLDKGTEGFGQANYGGYQKDAPDAMRLGGIAKRLVAAVKKYDKSRPTTAGLAGVAMSNETEYPGALDITGYNYTESKYGSDHKKYPNRVIFGSENVHDMGPWLAVKNNEHIFGQFLWTGIDYLGESNAWPSRGFYSGLVDFAGMIKPRGYFRQSLWSDKPMIYAGTYPVNNDAALSKDAWPLWNYTDGQMIRVVCYTNAPKARLELNGKVVGEEKKYDEQTGIIYWDIPFTSGKLEAIGLGNDNKLVSRYAIVSSQQPNALVINEKNITINKDKGVAKVIVQVLDEKGLPVMLSDNEVTCNVSGSGKLLGLEAGNNTDMGDYTDNVQRVFHGHLVAYIQATGGNEPITVKFSSNWLKSAEVTILVK; encoded by the coding sequence ATGGTTACTAAAAAATTATTATTACCAATTCTTCTTTTTTCCTGTATGTCTGCTTTTAGCCAGATATCGTTTGGAGATTCAAAAAAAATTAATGACAATTGGAAGTTTACACTTGAGGATGCTCAGAATGCTCAAAATACTACTTACAATGACACTAAATGGCAATCTGTCAATGTGCCTCACGACTGGAGTGTCGAAGGGAGATTGAGTCCCACTTTGGCGAGTTGTACAGGTTATTTGCCTGGAGGAATTGGCTGGTACCGAAAAACATTGAACATTCCCCAAGAGAAACGTGGAGAAAAAGTCTATTTATATTTTGAAGGAGTGTACAACAGAAGTGAAGTTTTTATAAATGGCCACTCTTTAGGTAAACGCCCTAACGGATTTATTTCGTTTGCTTATGATGCTACTCCGTTTGTAAAATACGGTGAAGACAATATCATTGCTGTACGTGTGGATCATAGCAAGAGCGCCGATTCACGTTGGTACACCGGTTCAGGAATTTACCGTAACGTATGGTTAGTGTATTCAAACCCGGTGCATATTGGTCAATGGGGAGTTTATACTTATCCGGAAGTTACTAATGGAACCGGAACTTTGAATGTGGAAGTGGCTTTGGAAAACGGTACATCTGCCAAAACAAACCTTACAGTTGTAAACGAGCTTTTGGGCAGTGATGGAAAAGTAGTTGCTAAAAGTTCTCAAAAAGTTGCTGTTGAAGCAAATGCAGCTAACAAAGTTGAAGCCAAAATAAAAGTACAAAATCCTAAACTATGGGATTTGGAGCATCCTAATCTGTATCAGTTGAAAACAACAGTTTTGAAGGATGGAAAACCAATCGATAAAACGGTTACTTCAACAGGTTTTAGAACTTTTACTTTTGATGCTAATAAAGGTTTTGCGCTTAACGGCAAATGGATGAAAATGAAAGGTGTTTGTTTACACCATGATGCAGGAGTTTTAGGTGTTGCTGTGCCAAGAGATGTCTTGAAAACAAGACTACAAACTTTAAAAGAAATTGGTGTAAATGCAATCCGAACTAGTCATAATCCGCAGGCTCCTGATTTTTATGCTCTTTGTGATGAATTGGGATTGTTAGTTCTTAACGAAGCTTATGACGAATGGGAATTCCCTAAACGCAAATGGTTAACAGGATGGAATGTTGGAACACCTGGTTTTGAAGGTTCCAATGATATATTTGCCGATTGGGGTGAGAAAGATTTGGAAGATATGGTTCGTCGTGACCGAAATCATCTTTCGGTATTTGGATGGAGTATAGGTAATGAAGTGGATTATCCAAATGATCCTTACTCGCATCCTGTTCTGGATAAAGGAACAGAAGGTTTTGGACAAGCGAATTATGGAGGTTACCAAAAAGATGCTCCAGATGCAATGCGTCTTGGCGGTATAGCCAAACGTCTTGTTGCGGCGGTGAAAAAATACGATAAATCTCGTCCTACAACTGCTGGATTGGCTGGAGTTGCAATGTCTAACGAAACAGAATATCCGGGAGCTTTAGATATTACTGGATACAATTATACAGAAAGCAAATATGGTTCGGATCACAAAAAATACCCAAACAGAGTGATTTTCGGAAGTGAGAATGTTCATGATATGGGGCCATGGCTGGCAGTAAAAAATAACGAGCATATATTTGGACAGTTCTTATGGACAGGAATTGATTATTTGGGTGAATCTAATGCTTGGCCATCAAGAGGATTCTACTCAGGATTAGTAGATTTTGCAGGTATGATTAAACCAAGAGGGTACTTTCGTCAGTCATTATGGTCGGATAAACCAATGATTTATGCAGGAACTTATCCGGTTAATAACGATGCAGCACTTTCTAAAGATGCTTGGCCGTTGTGGAATTATACTGATGGGCAAATGATTAGAGTGGTTTGTTATACCAATGCTCCTAAAGCGCGTTTGGAACTAAACGGAAAAGTGGTTGGTGAGGAGAAAAAATATGATGAACAAACTGGAATTATTTACTGGGACATTCCTTTTACTTCGGGTAAACTGGAAGCCATCGGATTAGGTAATGATAATAAATTGGTTAGCCGATATGCAATAGTATCCTCCCAACAGCCAAATGCTTTAGTGATTAATGAAAAAAACATAACTATCAATAAGGACAAAGGTGTTGCAAAAGTAATTGTGCAGGTGTTGGATGAAAAAGGTTTACCGGTAATGCTTTCAGATAATGAAGTTACCTGCAATGTAAGCGGTTCAGGAAAATTATTAGGACTGGAAGCTGGAAATAATACAGATATGGGTGATTATACCGATAATGTTCAGAGAGTATTTCACGGTCATTTGGTAGCTTATATTCAGGCTACAGGAGGTAACGAACCAATAACAGTGAAGTTTAGTAGTAACTGGTTAAAATCGGCTGAAGTGACTATTCTGGTAAAATAA